In a genomic window of Desulfotomaculum sp.:
- the folP gene encoding dihydropteroate synthase: MEVRNLFFNNEGEALAQIFEIGADKLGGRLMAPKGVFRVLKLNGLTPVQANILKQEMLARGAEAAVSRGVIDGSASSTDVVLMGTSSQYKAVLLKLKMQAFGLPKLADQIEEVLDNLEKRPAKLSCKDRDLYLGKRTLLMGILNTTPDSFSDGEVYLDPGKAEERAFRMVEEGADIIDVGGESTRPGYTAVSLEEELKRVMPVLKRISGKIPVPVSIDTSKAETARRSLEMGVQIVNDQQALRGDPQMPGIVAQYKAAVIIMHNQQGTEYKDMLGEMVHYFRESMDIAEAAGINRDAIVIDPGVGFGKTAEGNLEAILKLPELACLGRPVLVGTSRKSVIGKVLDLPVDQRLEGTAATVALSIAGGADIVRVHDVKEMARVVKMADAVVRRNFGKD, encoded by the coding sequence ATGGAAGTAAGAAATTTGTTTTTTAACAACGAAGGTGAAGCTTTAGCACAAATTTTTGAAATAGGCGCGGACAAACTTGGGGGTCGCTTGATGGCCCCCAAGGGTGTTTTTCGTGTGCTTAAATTAAACGGTTTAACTCCTGTGCAGGCCAACATTCTTAAGCAGGAAATGCTGGCCAGGGGCGCAGAAGCAGCGGTGAGCAGGGGGGTAATTGACGGCAGCGCCTCCAGTACGGATGTTGTTTTAATGGGAACTTCAAGTCAGTATAAAGCTGTCCTGCTGAAACTTAAAATGCAGGCTTTCGGTTTGCCCAAACTTGCGGATCAGATTGAAGAAGTACTGGATAATCTGGAGAAACGGCCGGCCAAACTGTCATGTAAGGATAGGGATCTTTATCTCGGGAAACGTACTCTGTTAATGGGTATTTTAAATACTACTCCTGATTCGTTTTCTGACGGGGAGGTTTATCTGGACCCCGGGAAGGCGGAAGAACGGGCCTTCCGAATGGTTGAGGAAGGCGCTGACATAATCGACGTGGGTGGTGAATCAACCAGACCGGGTTATACAGCCGTATCTCTTGAGGAAGAACTGAAAAGAGTTATGCCGGTATTGAAAAGGATCTCGGGAAAGATACCCGTACCTGTTTCAATTGATACCAGCAAGGCTGAAACGGCGCGCCGGAGCCTGGAAATGGGAGTCCAGATAGTAAATGATCAGCAAGCCCTCAGGGGAGATCCGCAAATGCCGGGTATTGTCGCCCAATATAAAGCAGCGGTTATAATCATGCATAATCAGCAGGGAACGGAATATAAAGACATGCTAGGCGAGATGGTTCACTATTTCAGGGAAAGCATGGATATAGCTGAAGCAGCAGGTATTAACCGTGACGCGATTGTCATAGACCCGGGGGTTGGTTTTGGAAAAACCGCAGAAGGCAACCTGGAGGCAATATTAAAACTGCCGGAGCTGGCTTGTTTGGGCAGGCCGGTTCTGGTAGGCACATCCCGTAAATCAGTTATCGGCAAAGTGCTCGATCTTCCTGTGGATCAGCGCTTGGAAGGCACAGCAGCGACAGTTGCTCTATCAATTGCCGGGGGCGCCGATATAGTGCGTGTACACGATGTAAAAGAAATGGCGCGAGTGGTAAAGATGGCGGATGCTGTTGTAAGGCGGAATTTTGGAAAGGATTAA
- the folB gene encoding dihydroneopterin aldolase gives MDRIILKGMKFYGYHGVSPRERELGGNFVVDVELYLDLKKAGREDDISLTVDYSRVFGIVKEKITCRSYNLLEAAAEEISSDILKSFPVRETVVGIKKINTGLEGSYEYMGVEIRRQSSLKQNEGKGN, from the coding sequence ATGGATCGGATTATCCTTAAAGGAATGAAATTTTACGGCTATCACGGGGTGTCGCCCCGGGAAAGGGAACTGGGAGGAAACTTTGTGGTAGACGTCGAATTATATCTTGATTTAAAAAAGGCTGGCCGTGAAGACGATATTTCCCTTACTGTTGATTACAGCCGGGTTTTCGGGATTGTTAAAGAAAAGATAACCTGCCGGTCTTATAACCTCCTTGAGGCGGCGGCCGAGGAGATCTCAAGCGACATTCTGAAAAGCTTTCCTGTTCGGGAAACAGTGGTCGGGATCAAAAAAATCAACACAGGATTGGAAGGTTCTTATGAATATATGGGGGTGGAAATTAGAAGACAGTCTTCATTAAAACAGAATGAGGGTAAGGGTAATTAG